The Teredinibacter sp. KSP-S5-2 genomic interval GTTTAACTATATTCGGACAGTTTCTTTTCAATGTCCGCCAGTTTTGTTTCCAGTTTTTCAGCGCCGTTTCGAAAGGCTTCAATGTGCTCGCTGCCTTCTTCTTCGGCTTTATTTAATTTGTCTCGTGCTTTGTCCAGACGGCTTTTTAAGGATTCATACTGAGCGCGGGTTTTTTCTTCATCGCTCATACTTGCCATGGCTTCGGCTTTTGCTTTGGCTTTTTCAATGGCAATTTCTGCTGCGGACTTCTCCGCCGTTTGGCTTTCAGGGGGGGCTGCATTCGGCGCTTGTTGTTTAATCTCTGCGAGTTCCTGTTCTGCCGTTGTCAGTTTTGCCTGTAATTTTTCTACCCCAGCTCTAAACGCATCTACGGTGGCAGCTTCTGCCTGTTCTGCTTCTGCCAGTTTCTCTTTTGCGGTTGCTAAGCGTTTTTTCAGCGTTTCGATCGTTTGTGTCTGTTTTTCCAGAGGCGATTGATTGAGCTTATTTTGTGCTTTTTGAATCGCTGCGTTTACTGGTGTTTGTGCTGATTCCCCTGAGTGAAACTCAGCAAGTTTTGCTTTGGCTTCGTCGACTTTCAGCTCAGCTTGTTTCAAGCGTGCTTCGCAGGACGCGATACGATCTGCATCACCCTCTTCCTTGGCGGTGTTTAATTGTGTGGTTGCACGCTCAACACGGCTTTCAGCACTGCTTAACGCGCGCTCCAGTTTAGCCAGTTGTTTTTCTGGGGAAACATCCGGTGCAGTTTTGGCTGGTGCCGGACTGCCGTTATCTACTTCAGTGGTTTGTTGCTCAGCCAATTTTTTCTTGGCTTCTTCGGCGGCTTTTTTACGGGCAACACGTTTAGCTTCTTTTTCTGCTTCAGCTCGAGCAATACGTTCTTTGCGGAATTCAAAACGCTGTCTCGATCGATCCGATTTGCGTTTTTCTTCTTCGTGTAAGCGGATTGCGCCTTTGGATGCTCGGTAATATTGCACTAAGGGTATATTACTTGGGCAAACATAAGAGCAGGCACCACATTCAATACAGTCGAAAAGATTATGCGATTGCAGTTTGTCAAAATCTTCCGATTGCGAGTACCAATACAGTTGTTGCGGCAGCAGGTTTGCCGGGCAGGCTTCGGCACACATGCCACAGCGGATACATGGTTGTGCGGGTTCTCCATCGGGCATTTCAGTTTTACTTGGAACCAAGATGCAGTTCGTGGTTTTTACCACAGGGATTTCCGTGTGTTCCATTGCGAAGCCCATCATCGGGCCGCCGATAATTAAACGTGCACAATCGTCATCATGGAAACGGTGTTGCTGCAATATGTGGCTAACCGGTGTGCCCAATAGCACGTCGATGTTTTTTTGTTCTTCGACTGATTCACCG includes:
- the rsxC gene encoding electron transport complex subunit RsxC, whose protein sequence is MRKIFDIPGGVHPAENKHQSTQVAIGSIPLPNIIILPLSQHIGAPAVPCISVGDKVLKGQVVAEPIGLISAPIHASTSGEVIAIEDRFIPHPSGMTAPCVVIKPDGEDTWVELTPCDDYTQFSHLELVTKIRDAGIAGMGGAGFPTAVKLNPRPNTKITTLILNGTECEPYITADDMLMRERADQIIEGAKLLAHLLGQPEEIVIGIEDNKPEAIAAMQKAAEGSQIEIAVFPTKYPSGGEKQLIQILTGKEVPSGGLPADIGIVVQNVGTAVAAHRAVKYGEPLISRVTTVVGESVEEQKNIDVLLGTPVSHILQQHRFHDDDCARLIIGGPMMGFAMEHTEIPVVKTTNCILVPSKTEMPDGEPAQPCIRCGMCAEACPANLLPQQLYWYSQSEDFDKLQSHNLFDCIECGACSYVCPSNIPLVQYYRASKGAIRLHEEEKRKSDRSRQRFEFRKERIARAEAEKEAKRVARKKAAEEAKKKLAEQQTTEVDNGSPAPAKTAPDVSPEKQLAKLERALSSAESRVERATTQLNTAKEEGDADRIASCEARLKQAELKVDEAKAKLAEFHSGESAQTPVNAAIQKAQNKLNQSPLEKQTQTIETLKKRLATAKEKLAEAEQAEAATVDAFRAGVEKLQAKLTTAEQELAEIKQQAPNAAPPESQTAEKSAAEIAIEKAKAKAEAMASMSDEEKTRAQYESLKSRLDKARDKLNKAEEEGSEHIEAFRNGAEKLETKLADIEKKLSEYS